One Amaranthus tricolor cultivar Red isolate AtriRed21 chromosome 1, ASM2621246v1, whole genome shotgun sequence DNA window includes the following coding sequences:
- the LOC130813276 gene encoding uncharacterized protein LOC130813276 isoform X1, protein MAVTQEESSSSSSSAANSQLKTSNGVHYLAKCVLPSSVVLQVVHGHIRSPTSNDVVFGKETSIEMVAISEDGVVQSICEQPVFGVIKDIAILPWNKNFRAQNSQVLGKDLLVIVSDSGKLSFLTFCNEMHRFFPVTHVQLSNPGNSRHQIGRMLAVDSLGRYIAVSAYEERVALFSVSASSDIDMIDKRITYPPEPEDDLADMELQKSGQSVLVNSLPAKQIGTDPATSSHYPVPRMHGTIWSMCFISKHLNQFSNEDNPVLAILASRQISCLNELLLLEWDVRENAVRVLSSFVEDGPLAYAITEVHGSQGLALLFRVGDILLLDLSDASNPLCVQRTNLSSSISISEEKNCVEDSFRMQDGDDEGFIAARALLELQDYGMDFNKGSDPMSIDAGLCSAKSAAKFVCSWSWEPATDKNPTIIFSVDTGEYFSIEISCGPDGPKINMSDCLYNALPSKALLWTKNGFLAAIVEMGDGMVLRVVDGRLYYSSPIQYIAPILDMSVIDYHDEKHDQMFACCGVAPEGSLRIIRNGISLERLVRTAPIYQGITAIWTVKMSTGDSNHSFLVLSFVEETRVLSVGVSFADVTDSVGFLPDVCTLACGLVVDGVLVQIDQSSVRLCLPTSVAHPNGAPMSSAPCTSWSPDDIGISLGAVGQNMIIVATANPCFLIILGARSLSLYEYEIYEMQHVRLYSELSCISIPHMNNVGKDSATYPVGFDSGNIFVIGTHKPSVEILSYVHGQGIRVLATGMISLTNTSGVSISGCIPQDVRLVVVDRLYILSGLRNGMLLRFEWPMTSWVSDLPGYRSSLISKSGLLKTSSPVTISPQFSGVSPYEKPKDNDPVHLQLIAVRRIGITPVFLVPLCESLTADVIALSDRPWLVQAARHSLSYDSISFEPSTYVTPVCSAECPKGLLFVAENCLHLVEMVHSKRLNVQKFHLGGTPRKVLYHSDSRLLLVLRTDLDKDLFSSDICCVDPLSGSVVSSFHFDLGETGKCMEFVRVGNEQILLVGTSLSVGPAIMPNGEAESTKGRLIMLRLDLHNSDSGSMTTCLKASSSMQRFSSFCEATGCSAERMSDCSSNPDDNSCDDIKLDDSEAWQLQFLHALTWPGVVLAICPYLDNYFLASSGNAFYVCGFQNDNPKRIKRHAVERTRFMIVSLTTYFTRIAVGDCRDGVLFYSYHEDVKKLEQIYCDPSQRLVADCLLTNLDTVFVSDRKGNIAVLTSSTHLEDNPSPECNLTVCCSYFIGEIAMSIRKGSFSYKLTAEDGFEGCDSGNNVVDMSRNGIMTGTLLGSIVIFIPISREDYELLKPVQAKLAVHPLTAPILGNNHSDFRSRENQQAVVPTILDGDMLAQFLELTSIQQEAVLGLPCATTEMSSTSRSHHSTVSVSQVVQLLERIHYILN, encoded by the exons ATGGCGGTTACTCAGGAagaatcatcttcttcatcgtcTTCTGCCGCAAATTCTCAATTGAAGACTTCTAATGGTGTTCACTACCTTGCTAAATGTGTTCTTCCTAGTTCCGTTGTTCTCCAAGTCGTTCATGGCCACATTCGATCACCTACCTCAAACGACGTCGTTTTTGGCAAG GAGACATCTATTGAAATGGTAGCTATTAGTGAGGATGGTGTAGTGCAATCTATCTGCGAGCAGCCAGTATTTGGTGTGATAAAAGATATTGCTATTTTGCCCTGGAATAAAAATTTTCGTGCTCAAAATTCACAG GTGCTAGGCAAGGACCTCCTGGTTATTGTTTCTGATTCTGGAAAGCTCTCCTTTCTCACATTTTGCAATGAAATGCACAG GTTCTTTCCAGTGACTCATGTTCAACTTTCTAATCCTGGCAACTCAAGACATCAAATTGGTAGAATGCTTGCCGTTGATTCCCT TGGGCGTTACATTGCTGTCAGTGCATATGAAGAACGTGTGGCTCTTTTTTCTGTTTCAGCATCCAGTGACATTGATATGATTGATAAG CGAATAACTTATCCTCCTGAACCCGAGGATGATTTAGCTGACATGGAACTTCAGAAATCAGGCCAATCTGTCTTAGTTAATTCACTGCCTGCAAAGCAGATAGGCACGGACCCTGCCACATCATCTCATTATCCAGTTCCTCGTATGCATGGAACTATATGGAGCATGTGCTTCATCTCAAAGCATTTAAACCAATTTTCAAACGAAGACAATCCTGTGCTAGCTATTCTTGCCAGCAG ACAGATATCATGCCTAAATGAGCTGCTTCTGTTGGAATGGGATGTCAGAGAGAATGCTGTCCGCGTTCTTTCTAGTTTTGTGGAAGATGGTCCTTTAGCCTATGCAATTACAGAAGTTCACGGATCTCAAGGGCTCGCATTGTTATTCAGGGTTGGAGATATCCTACTTTTGGATCTCAGTGATGCTTCTAACCCTTTGTGTGTGCAAAGAACAAATCTAAGCTCTTCAATATCTATTAGTGAGGAGAAGAATTGCGTCGAAGACTCTTTCAGGATGCAGGATGGTGATGATGAAGGCTTCATTGCTGCTCGTGCTCTGCTAGAGTTGCAGGACTATGGTATGGATTTTAATAAGGGTAGTGATCCTATGAGCATTGATGCTGGTCTGTGCAGTGCTAAATCTGCGGCTAAGTTTGTGTGCTCATGGAGTTGGGAACCCGCAACGGATAAAAATCCAACAATAATATTTTCTGTGGACACGGGGGAGTATTTTTCGATTGAAATTAGTTGTGGCCCTGATGGTCCCAAGATCAATATGTCTGATTGTCTTTATAATGCCCTTCCCAGTAAAGCGTTATTGTGGACCAAAAATGGCTTTTTGGCTGCAATTGTAGAGATGGGGGATGGCATGGTCCTAAGAGTGGTAGATGGAAGGCTCTATTATTCAAGTCCAATTCAATATATTGCACCAATCTTAGACATGTCAGTTATTGATTACCACGATGAAAAGCATGATCAAATGTTTGCTTGCTGTGGAGTGGCTCCTGAAGGATCACTTAGGATAATCAGAAATGGAATAAGCCTGGAAAGACTAGTAAGGACTGCTCCTATCTATCAAGGAATAACTGCTATTTGGACTGTTAAGATGAGCACAGGAGATTCTAATCATTCTTTTCTTGTGCTTTCTTTTGTTGAAGAAACCAGGGTTTTGTCTGTTGGAGTAAGCTTTGCTGATGTGACAGATTCAGTTGGTTTTCTACCTGATGTATGTACATTAGCGTGCGGTCTTGTGGTGGATGGTGTGTTAGTTCAGATTGATCAGAGCTCTGTGAGACTTTGCTTGCCTACTTCAGTTGCTCATCCCAACGGTGCTCCAATGTCTTCCGCGCCATGTACTTCATGGTCTCCTGATGACATTGGGATTAGCTTAGGTGCTGTTGGGCAAAACATGATCATTGTGGCTACTGCAAATCCTTGCTTTCTGATAATTCTTGGTGCTAGATCGTTATCTTTGTATGAATATGAAATATATGAGATGCAACATGTGAGGCTTTACAGTGAATTGTCTTGCATATCTATTCCTCATATGAATAATGTAGGAAAAGACTCGGCCACTTATCCTGTCGGTTTTGATAGTGGTAATATATTTGTGATTGGTACACACAAGCCATCAGTGGAAATTCTATCTTATGTACATGGTCAAGGGATACGAGTTCTTGCTACTGGGATGATATCACTGACAAATACATCCGGTGTATCTATCAGTGGCTGTATACCGCAGGATGTAAGGCTTGTGGTGGTTGATAGGTTATATATTCTCTCTGGATTAAGAAATGGAATGCTGTTACGTTTTGAGTGGCCTATGACATCATGGGTTTCCGACCTACCTGGTTATAGGTCATCTTTGATTTCAAAATCTGGTTTGTTAAAGACATCATCTCCAGTAACGATTAGTCCTCAATTTAGTGGTGTCAGCCCTTATGAAAAGCCAAAAGACAATGACCCTGTTCATCTCCAACTAATTGCCGTTCGACGGATTGGTATCACTCCTGTGTTTCTTGTTCCACTTTGCGAGTCATTGACTGCAGATGTTATTGCTCTCAGTGACAGGCCTTGGTTAGTCCAGGCTGCGAGGCACAGCCTCTCATATGATTCAATCTCATTTGAACCTTCAACTTATGTGACTCCAGTATGTTCAGCTGAATGTCCAAAGGGTCTTCTATTTGTAGCAGAGAACTGCTTACACCTA GTGGAGATGGTGCACAGTAAGAGGCTTAATGTTCAAAAGTTTCATCTTGGTGGAACTCCACGAAAGGTTCTTTATCATAGTGATAGCAGGTTACTGTTGGTTTTGAGGACTGATCTGGATAAAGATTTATTTTCGTCTGATATATGTTGTGTGGACCCCCTCAGTGGTTCGGTGGTGTCTTCATTTCATTTTGACCTGGGGGAAACTGGAAAATGCATGGAGTTTGTGCGGGTTGGGAATGAACAGATATTGTTGGTTGGAACCAGCTTGTCTGTAGGGCCAGCTATAATGCCTAATGGAGAAGCTGAAAG TACAAAAGGCCGTTTAATTATGCTCCGCCTTGACTTGCATAATTCAGATAGTGGGTCAATGACAACGTGCTTGAAAGCGAGTTCATCTATGCAGCGATTTTCATCTTTTTGTGAAGCTACTGGGTGCAGTGCTGAAAGAATGTCTGATTGTAGCAGCAACCCGGATGATAATAGTTGTGATGATATAAAGCTTGATGATTCTGAAGCTTGGCAGTTGCAATTTCTTCATGCATTAACTTGGCCTGGAGTAGTGCTTGCAATTTGTCCGTACCTTGATAATTACTTCTTGGCATCTTCTGGCAATGCT TTCTATGTATGCGGCTTTCAAAATGATAATCCTAAGAGAATAAAAAGGCATGCTGTTGAAAGAACGCGGTTTATGATTGTCTCATTGACAACTTACTTTACTAGAATTGCTGTTGGTGATTGCCGTGATGGCGTGCTTTTCTATTCCTATCATGAG GATGTAAAAAAGCTGGAGCAGATCTATTGTGATCCTAGTCAGCGATTAGTTGCTGATTGCCTGCTTACAAATCTTGACACAGTCTTTGTTTCTGATCGTAAAGGAAATATTGCAGTACTGACATCCTCAACCCATTTGGAAG ATAATCCAAGTCCCGAGTGCAACCTTACAGTGTGTTGCTCATATTTTATAGGCGAAATTGCAATGAGCATCAGGAAG GGATCATTCTCTTATAAACTGACTGCTGAGGATGGATTTGAAGGCTGTGATAGTGGCAATAATGTTGTTGATATGTCACGCAATGGTATTATGACTGGGACTCTACTTGGAagcattgttatttttattcctATCTCCAG GGAGGATTATGAGCTGTTGAAACCTGTACAAGCTAAACTTGCAGTTCATCCACTGACTGCTCCTATTCTTGGAAACAATCATAGTGATTTTCGTAGTCGTGAAAATCAG
- the LOC130813276 gene encoding uncharacterized protein LOC130813276 isoform X2: protein MAVTQEESSSSSSSAANSQLKTSNGVHYLAKCVLPSSVVLQVVHGHIRSPTSNDVVFGKETSIEMVAISEDGVVQSICEQPVFGVIKDIAILPWNKNFRAQNSQVLGKDLLVIVSDSGKLSFLTFCNEMHRFFPVTHVQLSNPGNSRHQIGRMLAVDSLGRYIAVSAYEERVALFSVSASSDIDMIDKRITYPPEPEDDLADMELQKSGQSVLVNSLPAKQIGTDPATSSHYPVPRMHGTIWSMCFISKHLNQFSNEDNPVLAILASRQISCLNELLLLEWDVRENAVRVLSSFVEDGPLAYAITEVHGSQGLALLFRVGDILLLDLSDASNPLCVQRTNLSSSISISEEKNCVEDSFRMQDGDDEGFIAARALLELQDYGMDFNKGSDPMSIDAGLCSAKSAAKFVCSWSWEPATDKNPTIIFSVDTGEYFSIEISCGPDGPKINMSDCLYNALPSKALLWTKNGFLAAIVEMGDGMVLRVVDGRLYYSSPIQYIAPILDMSVIDYHDEKHDQMFACCGVAPEGSLRIIRNGISLERLVRTAPIYQGITAIWTVKMSTGDSNHSFLVLSFVEETRVLSVGVSFADVTDSVGFLPDVCTLACGLVVDGVLVQIDQSSVRLCLPTSVAHPNGAPMSSAPCTSWSPDDIGISLGAVGQNMIIVATANPCFLIILGARSLSLYEYEIYEMQHVRLYSELSCISIPHMNNVGKDSATYPVGFDSGNIFVIGTHKPSVEILSYVHGQGIRVLATGMISLTNTSGVSISGCIPQDVRLVVVDRLYILSGLRNGMLLRFEWPMTSWVSDLPGYRSSLISKSGLLKTSSPVTISPQFSGVSPYEKPKDNDPVHLQLIAVRRIGITPVFLVPLCESLTADVIALSDRPWLVQAARHSLSYDSISFEPSTYVTPVCSAECPKGLLFVAENCLHLVEMVHSKRLNVQKFHLGGTPRKVLYHSDSRLLLVLRTDLDKDLFSSDICCVDPLSGSVVSSFHFDLGETGKCMEFVRVGNEQILLVGTSLSVGPAIMPNGEAESTKGRLIMLRLDLHNSDSGSMTTCLKASSSMQRFSSFCEATGCSAERMSDCSSNPDDNSCDDIKLDDSEAWQLQFLHALTWPGVVLAICPYLDNYFLASSGNAFYVCGFQNDNPKRIKRHAVERTRFMIVSLTTYFTRIAVGDCRDGVLFYSYHEDVKKLEQIYCDPSQRLVADCLLTNLDTVFVSDRKGNIAVLTSSTHLEDNPSPECNLTVCCSYFIGEIAMSIRKGSFSYKLTAEDGFEGCDSGNNVVDMSRNGIMTGTLLGSIVIFIPISREDYELLKPVQAKLAVHPLTAPILGNNHSDFRSRENQAVVPTILDGDMLAQFLELTSIQQEAVLGLPCATTEMSSTSRSHHSTVSVSQVVQLLERIHYILN, encoded by the exons ATGGCGGTTACTCAGGAagaatcatcttcttcatcgtcTTCTGCCGCAAATTCTCAATTGAAGACTTCTAATGGTGTTCACTACCTTGCTAAATGTGTTCTTCCTAGTTCCGTTGTTCTCCAAGTCGTTCATGGCCACATTCGATCACCTACCTCAAACGACGTCGTTTTTGGCAAG GAGACATCTATTGAAATGGTAGCTATTAGTGAGGATGGTGTAGTGCAATCTATCTGCGAGCAGCCAGTATTTGGTGTGATAAAAGATATTGCTATTTTGCCCTGGAATAAAAATTTTCGTGCTCAAAATTCACAG GTGCTAGGCAAGGACCTCCTGGTTATTGTTTCTGATTCTGGAAAGCTCTCCTTTCTCACATTTTGCAATGAAATGCACAG GTTCTTTCCAGTGACTCATGTTCAACTTTCTAATCCTGGCAACTCAAGACATCAAATTGGTAGAATGCTTGCCGTTGATTCCCT TGGGCGTTACATTGCTGTCAGTGCATATGAAGAACGTGTGGCTCTTTTTTCTGTTTCAGCATCCAGTGACATTGATATGATTGATAAG CGAATAACTTATCCTCCTGAACCCGAGGATGATTTAGCTGACATGGAACTTCAGAAATCAGGCCAATCTGTCTTAGTTAATTCACTGCCTGCAAAGCAGATAGGCACGGACCCTGCCACATCATCTCATTATCCAGTTCCTCGTATGCATGGAACTATATGGAGCATGTGCTTCATCTCAAAGCATTTAAACCAATTTTCAAACGAAGACAATCCTGTGCTAGCTATTCTTGCCAGCAG ACAGATATCATGCCTAAATGAGCTGCTTCTGTTGGAATGGGATGTCAGAGAGAATGCTGTCCGCGTTCTTTCTAGTTTTGTGGAAGATGGTCCTTTAGCCTATGCAATTACAGAAGTTCACGGATCTCAAGGGCTCGCATTGTTATTCAGGGTTGGAGATATCCTACTTTTGGATCTCAGTGATGCTTCTAACCCTTTGTGTGTGCAAAGAACAAATCTAAGCTCTTCAATATCTATTAGTGAGGAGAAGAATTGCGTCGAAGACTCTTTCAGGATGCAGGATGGTGATGATGAAGGCTTCATTGCTGCTCGTGCTCTGCTAGAGTTGCAGGACTATGGTATGGATTTTAATAAGGGTAGTGATCCTATGAGCATTGATGCTGGTCTGTGCAGTGCTAAATCTGCGGCTAAGTTTGTGTGCTCATGGAGTTGGGAACCCGCAACGGATAAAAATCCAACAATAATATTTTCTGTGGACACGGGGGAGTATTTTTCGATTGAAATTAGTTGTGGCCCTGATGGTCCCAAGATCAATATGTCTGATTGTCTTTATAATGCCCTTCCCAGTAAAGCGTTATTGTGGACCAAAAATGGCTTTTTGGCTGCAATTGTAGAGATGGGGGATGGCATGGTCCTAAGAGTGGTAGATGGAAGGCTCTATTATTCAAGTCCAATTCAATATATTGCACCAATCTTAGACATGTCAGTTATTGATTACCACGATGAAAAGCATGATCAAATGTTTGCTTGCTGTGGAGTGGCTCCTGAAGGATCACTTAGGATAATCAGAAATGGAATAAGCCTGGAAAGACTAGTAAGGACTGCTCCTATCTATCAAGGAATAACTGCTATTTGGACTGTTAAGATGAGCACAGGAGATTCTAATCATTCTTTTCTTGTGCTTTCTTTTGTTGAAGAAACCAGGGTTTTGTCTGTTGGAGTAAGCTTTGCTGATGTGACAGATTCAGTTGGTTTTCTACCTGATGTATGTACATTAGCGTGCGGTCTTGTGGTGGATGGTGTGTTAGTTCAGATTGATCAGAGCTCTGTGAGACTTTGCTTGCCTACTTCAGTTGCTCATCCCAACGGTGCTCCAATGTCTTCCGCGCCATGTACTTCATGGTCTCCTGATGACATTGGGATTAGCTTAGGTGCTGTTGGGCAAAACATGATCATTGTGGCTACTGCAAATCCTTGCTTTCTGATAATTCTTGGTGCTAGATCGTTATCTTTGTATGAATATGAAATATATGAGATGCAACATGTGAGGCTTTACAGTGAATTGTCTTGCATATCTATTCCTCATATGAATAATGTAGGAAAAGACTCGGCCACTTATCCTGTCGGTTTTGATAGTGGTAATATATTTGTGATTGGTACACACAAGCCATCAGTGGAAATTCTATCTTATGTACATGGTCAAGGGATACGAGTTCTTGCTACTGGGATGATATCACTGACAAATACATCCGGTGTATCTATCAGTGGCTGTATACCGCAGGATGTAAGGCTTGTGGTGGTTGATAGGTTATATATTCTCTCTGGATTAAGAAATGGAATGCTGTTACGTTTTGAGTGGCCTATGACATCATGGGTTTCCGACCTACCTGGTTATAGGTCATCTTTGATTTCAAAATCTGGTTTGTTAAAGACATCATCTCCAGTAACGATTAGTCCTCAATTTAGTGGTGTCAGCCCTTATGAAAAGCCAAAAGACAATGACCCTGTTCATCTCCAACTAATTGCCGTTCGACGGATTGGTATCACTCCTGTGTTTCTTGTTCCACTTTGCGAGTCATTGACTGCAGATGTTATTGCTCTCAGTGACAGGCCTTGGTTAGTCCAGGCTGCGAGGCACAGCCTCTCATATGATTCAATCTCATTTGAACCTTCAACTTATGTGACTCCAGTATGTTCAGCTGAATGTCCAAAGGGTCTTCTATTTGTAGCAGAGAACTGCTTACACCTA GTGGAGATGGTGCACAGTAAGAGGCTTAATGTTCAAAAGTTTCATCTTGGTGGAACTCCACGAAAGGTTCTTTATCATAGTGATAGCAGGTTACTGTTGGTTTTGAGGACTGATCTGGATAAAGATTTATTTTCGTCTGATATATGTTGTGTGGACCCCCTCAGTGGTTCGGTGGTGTCTTCATTTCATTTTGACCTGGGGGAAACTGGAAAATGCATGGAGTTTGTGCGGGTTGGGAATGAACAGATATTGTTGGTTGGAACCAGCTTGTCTGTAGGGCCAGCTATAATGCCTAATGGAGAAGCTGAAAG TACAAAAGGCCGTTTAATTATGCTCCGCCTTGACTTGCATAATTCAGATAGTGGGTCAATGACAACGTGCTTGAAAGCGAGTTCATCTATGCAGCGATTTTCATCTTTTTGTGAAGCTACTGGGTGCAGTGCTGAAAGAATGTCTGATTGTAGCAGCAACCCGGATGATAATAGTTGTGATGATATAAAGCTTGATGATTCTGAAGCTTGGCAGTTGCAATTTCTTCATGCATTAACTTGGCCTGGAGTAGTGCTTGCAATTTGTCCGTACCTTGATAATTACTTCTTGGCATCTTCTGGCAATGCT TTCTATGTATGCGGCTTTCAAAATGATAATCCTAAGAGAATAAAAAGGCATGCTGTTGAAAGAACGCGGTTTATGATTGTCTCATTGACAACTTACTTTACTAGAATTGCTGTTGGTGATTGCCGTGATGGCGTGCTTTTCTATTCCTATCATGAG GATGTAAAAAAGCTGGAGCAGATCTATTGTGATCCTAGTCAGCGATTAGTTGCTGATTGCCTGCTTACAAATCTTGACACAGTCTTTGTTTCTGATCGTAAAGGAAATATTGCAGTACTGACATCCTCAACCCATTTGGAAG ATAATCCAAGTCCCGAGTGCAACCTTACAGTGTGTTGCTCATATTTTATAGGCGAAATTGCAATGAGCATCAGGAAG GGATCATTCTCTTATAAACTGACTGCTGAGGATGGATTTGAAGGCTGTGATAGTGGCAATAATGTTGTTGATATGTCACGCAATGGTATTATGACTGGGACTCTACTTGGAagcattgttatttttattcctATCTCCAG GGAGGATTATGAGCTGTTGAAACCTGTACAAGCTAAACTTGCAGTTCATCCACTGACTGCTCCTATTCTTGGAAACAATCATAGTGATTTTCGTAGTCGTGAAAATCAG